Below is a genomic region from Belonocnema kinseyi isolate 2016_QV_RU_SX_M_011 chromosome 4, B_treatae_v1, whole genome shotgun sequence.
ttcaaatcttagaaatatcAATGAaaactttgtcaaatctttgtcatcattgaaatctttaCCTCTTTTTAATctatgaaatctttgttaaataacaGAAATCTGTCTGCATTCAGTTCAgttcatatttgaaatatttttgacatatattgtgatatttgtgaaattattaacatatttggaaaatctttaaagtatttgtgaaatcattacaaaagcattgaaatctttgaaaaatgattaaagtttttgtaaagtcttttaaatctatccaaaatctttgaaatgtttgtgaaatcacAAGGAAATCTttgttctgtttttaaaatcgatctgaaatctttgtgaagtaataggagtcttttttaaatctttgaaatctatcttaaATCCtagtgaaatattcgaaatcttcgtgaagccttttcaaaatctttgtaaaatctttatgaagtctttgtcaaatctttttgaaatatttgccttgttcaatctttaaaatatgtctgaaatctttctgaaatattctaaatatttttaaaatgttcgaaatctttagaaagtagttgaaatctttgtaaaatctctgtgaagtctttataaaatatttgtgaatttttaaaaaaattatacggaatatttaaaatattttgcaaaatatttaaaatatttgcgaaagcATAAGGcaattaataaaatctttatgcattcattgaaatctttgtgcaaactttgaaatatatctaaaatcttttATACGTATTCTCAATttctgtgaaatgtttgaaatctttatgtagtctttgaaatttttgcgaaatctttgaaaaatgctaatatttttaaatattcggttatATTTATAGAATTCTTCAAATCATTGGAAAAGCTtttcaatctttatgaaatcattataaaagctttgcaatcattttaaaatctttaagaaataattgaattccttcCAATGTTCCTTccaaagaaatctttaaaatactcgtGAAATCATTACGAAATCTTTGTTGagcctttgaaatctatttgaaacccttatgaaataatagaagtccttttgaaagctttaaaatctattttgaatacttaaaaaagattggaaatcttcatgaaatctttgaaatatttggtaaattattgaagtctttgatcattctttaaaaatctttgcaaaacatttttaatgttttcgaaataatcggtcatgtttgtgaaattattaaaatttttatgaagtcTTAAATCTacctaaaatctttgcgaaatatttgaaatctttgtgaaatttttggaaagtcatttaaatttttgtaacatcTGTGTGATGTTTCGTAAGATTtaacatgtttttgaaatattttgtaaaactttcgaaattattaaaatctttgtaaaatccctataaattaattgaaatttttgtaaaatctttgaaaaacgattgaagtctttgtgaagtctattaaatctatctgaaatctttgtaaaataatatgaGTCTTTTTATTATctgtaatctatctgaaatctttgtaaaagctttgtgaagtctttgaagTCTTTggggaatcattgaaatctttgtgaaatctatgtaaaatctttgtgaaatctatgtaaaatctttgtgaagtcttctggaaatctttgtgaattctttaaaatgaattgaatctttgtgaagtcttttaaatctatccgaaatgtttgaaatctttgtgaaatgattaGAAAGtaactgaaatctttgtaaaatctatctcatatctttgtgaaataatagaagtcttcaaatatatctgaaaaatttgcgaaatattctaaatccttgtgaaatatttaaaatcgttaaaaattcattgaaatctgtgtgaactgtttgagaaatattttttcatattttaaataaatttcttaatattttgtaaaattaatcaaatctttcagaaatctttgaaatctttgtgaaatcagtggaaaatcattgaaatccttgtgaaatctttgagaaatgattgaattctttgtgcagtattttaaatttatctggaaaatttgcaaaatattaaaaaatgtgttcaatCGATTCAATCTATCTAAGATCTTCTTGGAATAATAGAAGTTTTTGtaaaacgataaaaatatttttgaattcttttgaatctacccaaaatctttaataaatatttgaaatcttcgtaaagTCTTAATGAAATCCTCGGAAAATGTTTGGTACattttggtatattttaaaacataaggtAATATTTGTGgaactattgaaatcttttttgtaatcttggagaaatgattaaattctttgtaaagttttttaaatctatctaaaatcttttaatcttTGCGAGATCAttggaaaatgattgaaatctttgtgcagtcactgaaaccttttttcattctttaaaatatatctgatatctttaaaaaatatttcaaatcttgtaAAATGCTGTAAATTTCtgtaaagtgaaattattaaaatctttgtgaaataattaaaaaatcactgaaatctttgtcaaatctttgagaaataattgaagtctttgagAAGTTTTTtgatctatccgaaatctttgaattttttaataaaatttatcagattttgaaatcgatttgaaatatttgtaaaataatagaagcctttttgaaagatttgaaattttcgggaaatcattaaaatctttgtgaaatcttggtaaagtcttggtgaaatctttgtgaaatcttagtaaaatctttctggaatcttggtcaaatctttgtgaaacctttgttaattatttaaatactttgcgatacatttgaaatatttttgaaatattcagtaataattctataattattgaaatctttgtgaaatctttaagaaataataattgaagtctttatgaGGTCTTTTAAATATCtccgaaacctttgaaatctttcggaaatcattgaaataattgtccagttttttaaatctagctaaaatcttttaaatatttatgaaatcattaaaatttgtagtcaatttttaatatatatctgaaatctttgcgaaacactttaaatctttgtgaaatgtttgaaatctttaggaagttattaaaacatttttgaaatctttgtgaagtctttgtgaaatattttgtgaattatttaaaaatctttgttaaatatttaaaatattttttttaatattcggtaatgtttgtgaaattattaaaatctttggaaaatctttgaactctttgtgaaatcgtttgaaaatcattgaaagatttttgaaatcgttgccaaatcaataaaatgttttgaatatattttgtaatattggtagtattattgaaatctttgagaaataattgaCGAGTTTGAGAAGTCGTTTAAATCTATTCGagatcttcgaaatctttgtaaaatcgtgAGGAAAGCTTTGTTcagtctttgaaatcattttgaaatctttgtaaaataatgggagtttttttttaattttttaaatctttgtaatatctttgaaatatttaggaaatcgttgaaatctttgtgaaatttaagtaaaatcttggtaaaatctttgtgaaatctgtgtaaaatctttttgaaatcttagtgaaacctttgtgaattattaaaaaaccTTTGCgatatatttgaaatgtttgtgaaatattcgatgatatttctaaaatattattaaactctttgggaaatctttgagaaataattgaagtctttgtgaggTGTTTTAAATATCgccgaaatctttgggaattaattgaaatctttgtaaagtcttttaaatccagctgaaatcttttaaacctttgtgaaatctttagaacatCACTGAAATTTGtcttcaatctttaaaatatatctgaaatcgtTGCAAAACATtctaagtctttgtgaaatctttgaaatctttagaaagtcattgaaatattttttaaatctttgaaaatctttgtaaagtctttatgaattctttaaaaatctttgataagcatataaaatatttttttaaatatttggtaatatttgtgaaattattaaaatctttaggaaacctttgaaatctttgtgaagtcaatataaaatcatttaaatatttgtgaaacaaatttggaaaaatcttggttaaaaactcactGAACATTATCGTACGCAATAATTTGTTTCTTCTTGTAGATATATGGCACTTTCTGTTCGTCGTCGTACAAATGTTTCCATTTTGGATTATTTTCCAATAGACAAATTTCGTTATATGGTCTGGCACTAGAATTTCCTGCCGAAATTGGTGCACCTCTACCAATTTTGTGCCGATCAGCCAAAGTATAGTTAGTACCATAAAAGGGAATTTCAAGTATTAGCTTTTCTGCTGGAGCACcatttttaagacaatattcCACAACAGAAGCCtgagaacaaaattttttgtatacattaTGTGAAGATTAAAAATacccaacaaaaaaataaaaaagtatagttAAACCCTTCAATAGCTCTACCTTCTATAGCCCCCCTTCTATAGccatcccttctatagccctcccttctatagcccttccaaaaATTGATGCTACAATGCAGGTacgtgtaacaggagctgcacggAATGCGCAAAATATGCTCAACCTTTTTTtgctttgagaatttaatgagaatttataaacattttaaaaaaggatttaaaacattgTATTTTCTATATTTCTTGATAATAATGACAGTATTTAAATTTCGCGGAAAAATTTATCGCTTGAAATTGGAAAGGGCACTTAATTTAAATAGTAAAAGAAGTGAAAGTaatataaaacataattattatgCGCATTAAACAGTGTCTTATTCAGGATTGCTAGAATATTCcattttctaaattcttataGGTACAAGGCCAGCCATACATCTagacaattaataatattattgcaaacaacattttttgtttctaaacacatttaaaagactttttacttgagttctcaaataaaaagtatatattttgaaccagagaaatgaatttttaactaaaatgctgaatcttcaaccaataatatgGAACTTTAAGCAAAacgttagttgaattttcaaggcaaaagattaattttctataaaaaaaactgctcattttcaaaaaagtgcatgaattttcatctgaacaagattagttttcaacaaaaattaaactagttaaaatatttgaaaaataaaaaatattttttttatccagaaaaaatatttttttaaccgaaaactgaattattacattttcagttaacacaatcaattaaaaaaaatgaattctcaacaaaataattcaattttatacctaaaagatgatttttctagcaaaaaagatacagtttcaactaaacatataaattttcaactaaaaaagataatttacaaaacaaaactagaattgtttaatttgtaattagaaaagtaaattttagacaaaaaaacgtgtttttagcgaaataaataaattttcaaatagaaaaatataaactttgaagCAAAGATGTAATAGTTACCGCTTCAGTTGGAAAacctaattttctactaaaactaaaCGATTCTTTAGCAAAAGAAACTAGTTTGTTAACacgttaatgaattttcaaccaaaaatgtaaatttttgaacaaatagtgaaattttgaacccaaatgattgactttctatttaaaaaaacaattaatataatagttaaattttttataaaacggaatcaatttttcaatttttcacagaaaatggaATGCTTCtagtaaattttgaactaaaatgataactcttaaactaaaaaaattaattttcaactaaaatcacaaattttctaccaaaaataaagaaaaacataaatttccagttagtaaaataaattttcaaccaaaaaatgaacagattttcaacaagatagttcaatttttaaccacaggaattaattttcaaccaaaaggatgaagtttcaaataaCGAGAGTATTCttgtaccaaaaaaggcgaattttcaacaaaaagttgaaatttcagtaaaaaattaatttttaataacaacaaagtaaattttaagctaaatagtataatttttaaccaagaagattaaatttctaccaaaaaagataaattttcggaaaaaaatgaaagttacattttcagttaaaaaaataaattctaaattagtgaaaactaattttcaaccaaatagatcaattttcattcaataagattaattttctacaaaatagatgaatttttaacaaagtacatgcattttaaaccaacTGTTTGAGTTTTAAAAGAATCTTCGAACAAATATAGGAATTTGTtacgaaacatttaaattttcgacttaaaaagataaattttgaaccaaacgtgtgcaagttacattttccgttaaaacaATTATCTTTCAACTACAatacatcatttttaataaaataattaaatttgaaacaaaaaaaaagttttatcaactaaaatgatgattaatcaatcaaatgaattaattttaaaaaaagtactacttccaacaaagtagttgaattttaacaaaaaaatgacgaGTTCACAATAAAAAcgtgatattttatattttagccataaagcattttaattttatataaaaaatagttaaaattcaaaacagagttaatttttcaataaattagtttgaatactcaaccaaaacagatgaattttcaaaaaaatatttgcagtttttaatcataataataaaattaacatcaactcaagtttttcgaaaattcccaaaCTCTGTCAGGTTAGATTGCATTGCTGttgtgagaaaataaaaattatcgcaGACTGcgatccttcttagaaatcctgcaagatttcttgaaattcctgaaattcatcGGAAATTATTTCGAAATCCCTTTAACTTCTACATAATcatataaaatctttcaaagtttctcgaaattgactCGTAATTACTCGTAATTACGTATTtactttcttgatgaaaatttatattttctggttgaaaattcaactttttggttaaacatgaacttttttgtaaaaatataatattatttacttgaaaatttcattgCTTTGTGGAAAAGTAGTTTAATTAGacatcaactattttgttataacaaCGTCATTGGAACAGAAACTcgattgttttgttcaaaatttgtcttttcgggtacaaatttcatttttctatcataaaattcaactttttttgttgaaaattcaaccattatgttcaaaagttatcttttatgTTAGGTGTATAATccgttttgtttcaaaataaatttttttaaatccgtctTTTGTGCTTGAGAATTTaatcatttagttttaaaaaaattataaaaagcaacattttttaataaaaaattatactatttggtggaaaatagcgtttttattgaaaaattaatattttaattgtaaattcatatttgtaggtcgaaaatttaattcttttcttggaaattcattttttgtcgacaattcatattttcagattaaaaattaatttttttgtagaaaattcgtcttttgagggtaacgaattcaggtattttggttgtaaataaacttttctgttgaaaacttatattttttgttattgacaaTTTTACTGTATTGTATAAcactcgttttttatttaaaaatttaacaatatggtctaaaatttaattttttgattcaaatatcaTATTCTCGGTTTAGAATTCCAAttcttttgtaaataataagtttctgacttgaaaattccattgctttgtaaaaaagtattttttttaattagacatcAACTAGTTTGTTATAAGAACGTTATTGgagcaaaaattcaatttttttgttcaaaatttgtcttttcgggtgcaaatttcatttttctaatagagaattcaactttttttgttgaaaattcaaccattatgttcaaaagttatcttttatgTTAAGAGTATAATccgttttgtttcaaaataaatttttttaaatccgtctTTTGTGCTTGAGAATTTaatcatttagttttaaaaaaaaattctaaaaagcaacattttttaataaaaaattatactatttggtggaaaatagcgtttttattgaaaaattaatattttaattgtaaattcatatttgtaggtcgaaaatttaattcttttcttggaaattcatttttttgtcgacaattcatattttcagattaaaaattaatttttttgtagaaaattcgtcttttcaggttaacgaattcaggtattttggttgtaaataaactcttctgttgaaaacttatattttttgttgttgaaaatttgactgcatTGTATGACactcgttatttattttttattttattttaacaatttggtataaaatttaattctttgattcaaaattcatattctcgatGTCGAATTCCAAttcttttgtaaataataagtttttgattcaaaattaaaatttttttcattgaaatatcgaTAATTGTattgttcattgaaaattaacctttttttggtttaaatggaACTACTTAGCTGAGAGTTcaaccaatttattaaaaatccaatcttttaaatacaaatttaacattttacttagaaatttatttttttccttgaaaattgaactctgatttaaaattcgtttttttttctatgatgcaaattcaactatctggtaaattagttttttactttttaggtagaaaattaatttttttgaaaattcatctttttggtttaagattcagctatttggttaaaaatgtatctgcttgattaaaaataaaatatatttccaattggaattttcagaattttgatcctttaaattaaattcaaaatgacacctatttttttgttatttaaaaaaaaaatatttccctaTTATTCCTCTATTCTCgtgaaaaatcattgaattactTGTATTATGTAAAACTGAAAGTCTTTAACAATCGAATAACTTTAGAATTGGTGACAAGTAGTATACCTAGACCGGTTCTGGGACAGGGTTCTGTTCCCAGATAATCAACAGTAAACCAGTGGCTGGTCATTTACCGACAGTCGATAATGATCCGTGACTGTGATAAAAAGTCATTattcggtaaggtagatttctttCTGCCTTAAATTCGATGGCGACAACAATATACGATATATCGATTTAAAAATCGATGTCAGGTAAGGCTGGTATCGACTGCTGACATCTTAGATAGAACACGAACCATTATCATCTGTCGATAAATGAGCGACCAgagtattattgtttataaatttcaatttgcagccttttaaagatcttaattttaaatagaaaagaatatATCATTTCTAGCGAGAACCGTCTTCTtttcctaaatattatttttggccTATAAACGTACTTAcaaggttcaattttttttcctgTGCACTTTCTTTTGATGAAGGAAACAGTGCAGCATTatgataaacttttttattcgtaTCAGTGGAATTGTGAGAATCAAaagtttgcaaatttataaaatgtacatACTTAGATACTCCATTGATATCATATATATCAGCAATCGTTTCTTTACTACCAATTTGCACCGATAAAATGAGGCTTTCTTTATCGAACTTTGCTCTGAATTCCTTTAAGAGCGAAACGAAATTCTTCTTATCAGAAGAATGTTTACCATCTTTATCTGGAAAATTCCAATATAGCTCTATTCcattgaatttgtattttttcacgaAGTCAAAAACATTATCCACAAGTTTATCTCGCAGACTCGGATCGGACAGTAATCTATAAATTAGAGTtagaaaagtatttattttttatttttattgatcagTGAGGTTGCACTGAAATCCAGGTGAATTCTCACTGATTATTTTCAGGAGGATAACGTTTTATGAATTTCAGACTATGATGGAACAAAATT
It encodes:
- the LOC117170919 gene encoding chitotriosidase-1-like, with translation MYSFIFFLAICSAFALNINGSRPAVENEKMVGCYYQHYDNKPIEEMPNLPLNLKNVDKPLCTHLYHNWAGLDKNTTVVVLNPEQDTSHKGFEKFNKLRKKHPTLKTLISMLPMWNVLPSQGYEDYSKLLSDPSLRDKLVDNVFDFVKKYKFNGIELYWNFPDKDGKHSSDKKNFVSLLKEFRAKFDKESLILSVQIGSKETIADIYDINGVSKYVHFINLQTFDSHNSTDTNKKVYHNAALFPSSKESAQEKKLNLASVVEYCLKNGAPAEKLILEIPFYGTNYTLADRHKIGRGAPISAGNSSARPYNEICLLENNPKWKHLYDDEQKVPYIYKKKQIIAYDNVQSIKEKAKYAMGKNLGGAVIWTVDEDDFEGKCGGEKFPLLKALNRALGRKF